In the Oryza glaberrima chromosome 6, OglaRS2, whole genome shotgun sequence genome, one interval contains:
- the LOC127777148 gene encoding uncharacterized protein LOC127777148 isoform X2, with protein sequence MDPPPPFDHPLHRRHYSDHHHFPPGGSGGSGGAASAAARSRYEYGGGGGYESHSHHQYHLPDHHHHHHHPPPRVQHHHHHHHQQLPAPTPPPPPPPPLPQHRLEPPPPHYGFPPRGHPDAYSPPPYHDPSPHHHYHCHGGDDFLPADEIRRVGGGHHHHHHHPQLQQLLPWEEAEEERRRYGGATQQLRLSPSGPRKRQRCAVHDADVESTSSSGPPPRRQRQQPHPDYALDDSFVDRNNAHPGYMVHEGFSIHSDSKVSRKIQMPTQMALPGSPHGTSAGYARRAPQKVAPSRVSVWHRIEENPAMYEPSSPPPHMPKEVHVLPCKSNNVAPASKELASVISVDCRGKSADGNDGDSNTGTKKNPVKKNEKVLASVLVKPPMEPKEKEVAAKKMLKKPDKVQKNAVHSNIRSLVSTPCPGAGAKKVKKIVIKKIVRKINGKGNQNSTPVVSEKRDGIDANACEKEEGEITTSSFEKDVISAHDPIAVSDTAGFGNAVNDQKQKNTNFTNPSGRNAASANGSMEIPDPPNGSGSAHPGKEEVLSPKNPVDNSNASLVVEPIEVLEKSGTEHPRKEHDMSSIGSGVNDAFADANNHTQKEVGEMNVAVAINSVRVSDAREVPRCDDSSMEESKVPKDVDANNAVCMDGVASNCDTTEVCGIEDARRECGKKLIGINDEKAFLLNNSARSSSTSDTCMTAVEGAQKKEGIILTGSSEKSIGFLGDSVGTHRTTEFGASKDAPNEGDDMPSHPSEKDFMSLNSCGGLNYTEVSEKEDIQEKEDRVPMESIVACTSSGNEDIQVNEGRKPMELSEANAFSGSGDSQGKECRIPMGSSETNTSSVNHVNASNEKDFSLSEDTQKKESHRPIESCENTTFEIMHHEEAPSTEEVITGVSLGRKVVEGPTRSNERCSGARGNSATTLKFGLACATEDNQMEDLLNNRTALNETDDPLDAEDSPVFVPPSSRNVESTYASPLYDPMEDSTSDGILNIGLGRNTTSKAAELLDLHRDHISSENDSLIHSRGTSSVSGNREQSVPTALTLGSNIYFSSAETDDWPEERHELVVEGQQGLTVETTSKLDSPGKIEVLNGAGFISTGIQNWLSLPPSINSMEMSGQFLNNGFTVSKGRLGLDQSMDDATSVSQDHDIAQDMDQRGSEDAFFSQDHSIRLCGSDLPHSHLLAPKESSMNGEDQSGIVLTGLHPSSSVNVLGHYGYQTDDIPVDKLNKLPSALKSSDAMDADQVSSQVCVNPDHTNDSNTENAGVESNAKQDLLSSWIEAIVSEAKKEHPPCKSTPLTVGLPDKLLEPKDSDRKTLLETVVPSAVKSPQINFASSTLQKVAPKQVTLPSSSREPTRANQNARHRTWHRGNIASSSSSLHASQPLGLPPKLPPKKNDKAQNSYIRKGNALIRNPSNGNHPHSSTGHDTQNNLNKPVVRRSMNFVRKADTKDLANSNISVERPKTPPLPLHTKSSCPTTLLEPLSQTLQKQHGHEAEKEDLTGQPKSGVDNSSIKSAQKSEPSDPSKVVYVRPKSNQLVAAQRQHPIDLVNSPTDKILSLQAPIASDLYLKKRKNQIVLSSCSPSDGLSTKETLPAENSNSEEKKDLMIACSISGIPGVKDRPQKALQTTNNVGRFSHVWTLNGQQPQRKGFMGSSHMNAFPRILPWKRKIFCKNFRSSHMSNVSSIRIVRKLLQTRKRDMIYTVSTDGFSLRKSGVLSVGGSSLKWSRSLEKRSQKVNKEATLALAEVERRKREKRKRQSLHDKGDHQFESVTGNQLRNSCQSSSDLRKPSTCNEYVRVSKGNQLVRNPKNVIRMLASDKVRWSLHTVRSRLAKKQQYCQFFTRFGECKKPRGKCPYIHDRAKVTICTKFLKGLCSNTSCKLTHKVLPERMPDCSYFLRGLCTNIACPYRHVKVNLNAPVCEDFLKGYCAYGDECHKKHSYVCPVFEATGECPQGSRCKLHHPKSKVKSKSRRPDFLQNSSWGRYFDASIDHQDETRKVSLDEDEREKPQRVFSDGDLGFISLDDDADEDVTALDASDDIPLMELDSGDLSAQTDNLDALIKPLRIMRTARV encoded by the exons ATGGATCCGCCTCCCCCGTTCGACCacccgctccaccgccgccactacTCCGACCACCACCACTTCCCCCCCGGCGgaagcggaggcagcggcggcgctgcttCTGCGGCTGCGCGCTCCAGGTAcgagtacggcggcggcggcggctacgagTCCCACTCTCACCACCAGTACCACCTccccgaccaccaccaccaccaccaccaccccccacCGCGCGTCcagcaccatcaccaccaccaccaccagcagctgcccgcgccaacgccgcccccgccgccgccgcctcccctgccGCAGCACCGCCTCgagccccctcctcctcactaCGGCTTCCCTCCCCGCGGCCATCCCGACGcctactcgccgccgccgtaccaCGACCCGTCCCCGCACCACCACTACCATTGCCACGGGGGCGACGACTTCCTCCCCGCCGACGAGATCCGCCGCGTCGGTGgtggtcaccaccaccaccaccaccatccgcAGCTGCAACAGCTTCTCCCGTGGGAGGAGGCTGAGGAAGAGAGGCGCCGCTACGGCGGCGCCACCCAGCAGCTCCGACTATCGCCGTCTGGTCCTCGGAAAAGGCAGCGCTGCGCTGTGCACGACGCCGACGTTGAGAGCACCTCCAGTTCTggcccgcctccccgccgccagaGGCAGCAACCCCACCCGGACTATGCTCTGGATGATAGTTTTGTAGATAGGAACAATGCCCATCCTGGTTACATGGTCCATGAGGGCTTCTCAATCCACAGTGATAGCAAGGTTAGCAGGAAGATCCAGATGCCTACGCAGATGGCACTGCCTGGCTCTCCCCATGGCACGAGTGCTGGGTATGCGAGGCGAGCCCCACAGAAGGTTGCCCCTTCTAGAGTGTCTGTGTGGCACCGAATCGAGGAGAACCCTGCAATGTATGAACcgtcttctccgccgccgcatatGCCTAAGGAGGTGCACGTCTTGCCGTGCAAGTCAAACAATGTTGCTCCTGCTTCGAAGGAGTTGGCCAGTGTGATTTCTGTGGATTGTAGAGGGAAGAGTGCTGATGGTAATGATGGTGATAGTAATACAGGAACAAAGAAGAATCCTGTCAAGAAGAATGAAAAGGTGTTGGCTTCAGTGCTTGTGAAGCCTCCAATGGAGCCCAAGGAAAAGGAAGTGGCTGCTAAGAAGATGCTCAAGAAACCTGATAAGGTTCAGAAGAATGCAGTGCATTCCAATATTAGAAGTTTGGTCTCAACTCCCTGCCCTGGTGCTGGTGCGAAGAAAGTGAAGAAGATAGTTATAAAAAAGATTGTTAGGAAGATCAATGGGAAAGGTAATCAAAACAGTACCCCGGTTGTCTCAGAAAAGAGAGATGGTATTGATGCTAATGCTTGTGAGAAAGAAGAGGGTGAGATCACTACATCATCTTTTGAGAAGGATGTTATTTCTGCACATGATCCGATCGCCGTTAGTGACACAGCTGGTTTTGGTAATGCTGTAAATGATCAGAAGCAAAAAAACACCAACTTCACAAATCCAAGTGGAAGGAATGCTGCTTCAGCCAATGGATCTATGGAAATTCCCGATCCACCAAATGGTAGTGGGAGTGCACATCCTGGAAAGGAAGAGGTTCTAAGCCCAAAGAATCCAGTTGATAATAGCAATGCTTCTTTAGTCGTTGAACCTATAGAAGTGCTTGAGAAAAGTGGGACTGAGCATCCTAGGAAGGAGCATGATATGAGCTCTATTGGTTCAGGTGTAAATGATGCTTTTGCAGATGCGAACAATCATACTCAGAAGGAGGTTGGTGAAATGAATGTCGCAGTTGCAATCAATTCTGTGAGAGTTTCTGATGCACGGGAAGTTCCTAGGTGTGATGATTCCAGCATGGAAGAGAGCAAAGTACCTAAGGATGTGGATGCAAACAATGCTGTTTGCATGGATGGAGTTGCTTCTAATTGTGATACAACAGAAGTCTGTGGAATTGAAGATGCAAGGAGGGAATGTGGAAAAAAATTGATTGGCATAAATGACGAGAAAGCTTTCCTTTTAAACAATTCTGCCAGAAGTTCTAGTACATCTGATACTTGCATGACTGCTGTAGAGGGTGCTCAGAAAAAAGAGGGTATAATTCTCACTGGTTCAAGTGAAAAGAGCATCGGCTTTTTAGGTGATTCTGTGGGAACTCATAGGACAACAGAATTTGGTGCCAGTAAGGATGCCCCCAACGAAGGAGATGACATGCCAAGCCATCCTAGTGAAAAGGATTTTATGTCATTGAACTCTTGTGGAGGTCTTAATTACACAGAAGTTAGTGAAAAGGAGGATATCCAGGAGAAAGAGGACAGAGTACCCATGGAATCAATTGTAGCTTGTACTTCTAGTGGAAATGAGGACATACAAGTGAATGAGGGCAGAAAACCCATGGAGTTAAGTGAAGCTAATGCTTTTAGTGGAAGCGGGGATAGCCAAGGTAAAGAGTGTAGAATACCCATGGGTTCAAGTGAAACAAATACATCTTCCGTGAATCATGTGAATGCTTCTAATGAAAAGGATTTCAGCTTGAGTGAGGACACccagaagaaagagagccaCAGGCCCATAGAATCATGTGAAAATACTACTTTTGAAATTATGCACCATGAAGAAGCTCCTAGTACAGAAGAGGTTATTACAGGTGTGTCACTTGGGAGAAAGGTGGTCGAAGGCCCAACGAGGTCAAATGAAAGATGTTCAGGTGCTAGAGGTAATTCTGCAACTACTTTAAAGTTTGGTTTAGCTTGTGCAACTGAGGATAATCAGATGGAAGATTTACTCAACAATAGAACTGCTTTAAATGAAACAGATGATCCTCTTGATGCTGAGGATTCCCCTGTGTTTGTTCCTCCATCTTCCAGAAATGTAGAAAGTACATATGCATCGCCATTATATGATCCTATGGAGGATTCTACCAGTGATGGTATTTTGAATATTGGTTTGGGAAGGAACACTACATCTAAGGCAGCAGAACTTTTGGATCTTCATAGAGACCATATTTCTTCTGAGAATGATTCTTTGATACATTCCCGGGGCACTTCATCTGTATCTGGTAACCGTGAGCAGTCTGTCCCTACAGCTTTGACACTTGGTAGCAATATCTATTTTAGTAGTGCGGAAACTGATGATTGGCCTGAGGAAAGACATGAGCTAGTAGTGGAAGGTCAGCAAGGATTAACTGTTGAGACAACAAGCAAACTTGATAGCCCTGGCAAAATAGAAGTCCTGAATGGTGCGGGCTTCATCAGTACAGGTATTCAAAATTGGCTGAGTTTACCTCCATCAATCAACAGCATGGAGATGTCTGGGCAATTTCTGAATAATGGTTTTACTGTTAGTAAGGGTAGGCTAGGTTTAGACCAGAGTATGGATGATGCTACTTCAGTGAGTCAGGATCATGATATTGCACAAGATATGGACCAGCGTGGAAGTGAGGATGCTTTCTTTAGTCAGGATCACAGCATTAGGTTATGTGGTAGCGATTTGCCTCATTCACATTTGTTGGCACCCAAAGAGAGCAGCATGAATGGTGAGGATCAGAGTGGCATTGTTCTCACAGGTTTGCACCCTAGTAGTTCAGTAAATGTTTTAGGTCACTATGGTTACCAAACAGATGATATTCCTGTGGATAAACTGAATAAGCTTCCCTCAGCTTTAAAATCTTCTGATGCTATGGATGCAGATCAAGTTTCTTCTCAGGTATGCGTTAATCCAGATCACACCAATGACAGTAATACTGAGAATGCTGGGGTTGAGTCAAATGCAAAGCAGGATCTGTTGTCTTCTTGGATTGAAGCCATTGTATCAGAGGCTAAAAAGGAACACCCACCATGCAAGTCCACTCCGCTCACTGTTGGTTTGCCAGATAAGTTATTAGAACCAAAGGACAGCGACAGGAAAACATTACTGGAAACAGTGGTGCCTTCTGCAGTAAAATCTCCTCAGATAAATTTTGCAAGCTCAACACTCCAAAAGGTAGCTCCTAAACAAGTAACATTGCCTAGTTCATCCCGAGAACCCACTCGAGCAAATCAAAATGCAAGGCACAGGACATGGCATCGTGGCAACATAGCATCTTCTAGTTCATCTTTGCATGCTTCACAGCCTTTAGGATTACCCCCAAAATTACCACCCAAGAAGAATGACAAAGCTCAAAACTCTTATATACGGAAAGGTAATGCTCTTATTAGAAATCCATCAAATGGTAATCATCCTCATTCTTCTACAGGTCACGATACTCAAAATAACTTGAATAAACCTGTGGTAAGGAGAAGCATGAACTTTGTAAGGAAAGCTGATACGAAAGACTTAGCAAATTCTAACATCTCAGTTGAAAGACCCAAGACCCCTCCTTTACCACTTCACACAAAATCCAGCTGCCCTACAACCCTTTTGGAGCCATTGTCTCAAACTTTGCAGAAACAGCATGGTCATGAAGCTGAAAAGGAGGATCTCACTGGGCAGCCAAAGTCAGGCGTTGATAACTCAAGCATCAAAAGTGCACAAAAATCTGAACCCTCGGATCCTAGTAAAGTGGTTTATGTTAGGCCCAAATCAAACCAACTGGTTGCTGCACAGAGGCAACACCCTATTGATTTAGTCAACAGTCCCACAGATAAGATTCTGTCTCTGCAGGCACCCATAGCATCTGATCTCTatttaaagaaaaggaaaaatcaaaTTGTTTTGAGTTCCTGCTCCCCTTCTGATGGTCTGAGTACCAAAGAAACGTTACCTGCTGAGAATTCAAAttcagaagagaagaaagatctAATGATTGCATGCTCTATCAGTGGTATCCCTGGGGTAAAGGACAGACCACAAAAAG CTCTTCAGACAACAAATAATGTGGGGCGTTTCTCTCATGTGTGGACACTCAATGGGCAACAGCCACAGAGGAAAGGTTTTATGGGCAGTAGTCATATGAATGCCTTCCCACGTATACTTccatggaaaagaaaaatattctgCAAGAATTTTAGAAGCAGTCACATGTCGAATGTGAGCTCCATACGAATTGTCAG AAAATTGCTGCAAACAAGGAAGAGAGAtatgatttatactgtctcaacTGATGGGTTCTCTCTACGGAAATCTGGTGTGTTAAGTGTTGGTGGATCAAGTTTGAAATGGTCAAGATCCCTTGAGAAGCGTTCTCAAAAGGTCAACAAG GAAGCTACATTGGCACTCGCTGAAGTTGAAAGAAGGAAAAGGGAGAAACGGAAGCGGCAGTCTCTCCATGATAAGGGAG ATCATCAATTTGAATCTGTCACTGGCAATCAATTAAGAAACAGCTGCCAATCGTCTTCCGATTTGAGAAAGCCATCGACTTGCAATGA ATATGTGCGCGTTAGCAAAGGTAACCAACTGGTTAGAAATCCGAAGAATGTAATCCGCATGCTAGCAAGTGACAAAGTTCGATGGAGTTTGCACACTGTGAGATCACGCCTAGCAAAGAAACAACAGTACTGCCAATTCTTCACTCGGTTTGGCGAGTGCAAAAAACCCAGGGGCAAATGCCCTTATATTCATGACCGAGCTAAAGTGACTATATGTACTAAATTTCTTAAAGGATTGTGTTCTAATACTAGTTGCAAACTGACTCACAAG GTCCTTCCAGAAAGAATGCCAGATTGTTCTTATTTTCTGAGAG GACTCTGTACCAACATAGCCTGCCCCTATAGGCATGTGAAAGTGAACTTGAATGCTCCTGTTTGTGAAGACTTCTTAAAAGGATATTGTGCATATGGTGACGAG TGTCATAAAAAGCACAGCTATGTATGTCCTGTCTTCGAGGCAACTGGAGAGTGCCCACAAGGATCTAGATGCAAACTTCATCACCCGAAGAGCAAAGTCAAATCCAAGAGCAGAAGACCAGATTTCTTGCAAAACAGTAGTTGGGGCCGGTATTTTGATGCCAGCATTGACCATCAAGATGAGACAAGGAAAGTTTCTTTAGACGAAGACGAGAGAGAGAAACCTCAACGTGTTTTCTCTGATGGGGATTTGGGCTTTATCAGCTTGGATGATGATGCGGATGAAGATGTTACAGCTTTAGATGCGTCAGATGATATACCGCTGATGGAATTGGACTCGGGGGATTTAAGTGCGCAGACTGATAATCTTGATGCACTAATCAAGCCACTTCGGATCATGA